One stretch of Pandoraea oxalativorans DNA includes these proteins:
- a CDS encoding response regulator transcription factor, whose protein sequence is MSSPTKVFCIEDDVDSADLIREDLTDRGYVVKVAHDFSAALATLAAFMPDIIVCDVNVPGMTGFEFLESARGIIRGERKIPFIFLTGNADKESIMRGHSTGADEYMLKPVDFDVLDTVIRKYTEHDAPEEGTLLPFGLSKREVEVLQWSAKGKTSAEIAIILDLGKRTVDFHIDNAREKLNVATRTEAVVRAALLNIIQL, encoded by the coding sequence ATGTCATCTCCCACCAAAGTTTTCTGTATCGAGGACGACGTAGATTCGGCGGATCTGATTCGTGAAGATCTGACGGATCGCGGTTATGTCGTGAAAGTCGCACACGATTTTTCGGCCGCGCTGGCGACGCTCGCCGCATTCATGCCGGACATCATCGTGTGCGACGTCAACGTGCCGGGCATGACCGGCTTCGAGTTTCTGGAAAGCGCCCGCGGGATCATTCGGGGCGAACGCAAGATTCCGTTCATCTTCCTGACCGGCAATGCCGACAAGGAATCGATCATGCGCGGGCACAGCACCGGTGCGGACGAGTACATGCTCAAGCCGGTGGATTTCGACGTGCTCGACACCGTCATCCGCAAATACACCGAACATGACGCGCCGGAGGAAGGTACACTGCTGCCCTTCGGCCTCTCGAAGCGAGAAGTGGAAGTGCTGCAATGGTCGGCGAAGGGCAAAACGTCAGCCGAAATCGCGATCATTCTCGATTTGGGCAAGCGTACGGTCGACTTCCACATCGACAATGCCCGCGAGAAGCTGAATGTCGCCACGCGCACCGAGGCCGTGGTGCGTGCCGCCCTGCTCAATATCATTCAGCTCTGA
- a CDS encoding MFS transporter, with protein MSQPADTCARKLPCASPPSLQADASPGGGLTTSLTIFFAAAVGVIVVNLTAAQPLTGPVSRALTLPPELAGMIAMLPQLGYAAGLLLLVPLCDLVENRRLIVWTLACCAMFLGFASLARSGWLFLASVFMAGATSSVIQMLVPMAASMAPESRRGRAVGNVMSGLMLGILLSRPLASLIGGAFGWRAFYGIAALADLLLAVVLLTRLPSHTPQTAARYLDLLRSLWTLLRTERVLQRRATLAALALGAFSAFWTAIALLLAQPPFSLGTQGIAAFALAGATGALVTPLAGYLGDCGAGRATQITAHLVMIAAVLVLAAAGAGWGGFSAATHPVLALALLVVGAAALDAGVIADQTLGRREINLINPAARGRLNALFVGIFFVGGAMGAALSGAAWAWAGWNGVCVVTLGFAVAVFLFGCVDRAAQSSKRSRNA; from the coding sequence ATGAGTCAACCTGCCGACACCTGCGCGCGCAAACTGCCCTGCGCTTCGCCGCCCTCACTGCAAGCGGATGCGTCCCCAGGCGGTGGCCTGACCACGTCATTGACGATTTTTTTTGCCGCCGCCGTCGGCGTCATCGTCGTGAACCTGACCGCCGCGCAACCTCTGACGGGGCCTGTCAGCCGAGCATTGACTCTGCCGCCCGAGCTTGCCGGCATGATCGCAATGCTCCCGCAACTCGGCTACGCCGCGGGTCTGCTATTGCTCGTACCGCTATGCGACCTCGTTGAAAATCGCCGCCTGATCGTCTGGACGCTCGCCTGCTGCGCGATGTTCCTCGGATTCGCGTCGCTCGCGCGATCGGGCTGGCTGTTTCTGGCATCGGTGTTCATGGCCGGGGCGACATCGAGCGTGATCCAGATGCTCGTGCCGATGGCGGCGTCGATGGCGCCTGAAAGCCGACGCGGACGCGCAGTCGGCAACGTGATGAGCGGCCTGATGCTGGGCATTTTGTTGTCGCGACCGCTCGCGAGCCTGATCGGCGGAGCGTTTGGCTGGCGTGCGTTCTATGGCATCGCGGCGTTGGCCGACTTGCTGCTTGCTGTCGTGCTGTTGACTCGGTTGCCGAGTCACACGCCGCAGACGGCTGCTCGCTACTTGGACTTGCTGCGTTCGCTGTGGACCTTGCTGCGCACCGAACGCGTCTTGCAGCGTCGCGCGACGCTTGCCGCGCTCGCACTCGGTGCGTTCAGCGCGTTCTGGACAGCCATTGCACTGCTTCTTGCCCAGCCGCCGTTTTCGCTGGGTACACAAGGCATTGCTGCCTTCGCGCTGGCGGGTGCAACGGGCGCGCTGGTGACGCCGCTCGCAGGCTACCTCGGCGATTGCGGGGCGGGGCGTGCGACACAAATCACCGCGCATCTGGTGATGATCGCGGCGGTACTCGTGCTCGCGGCTGCCGGGGCGGGCTGGGGCGGGTTCTCCGCGGCCACGCACCCCGTCCTTGCGCTCGCATTGCTGGTCGTCGGGGCGGCGGCGCTCGACGCCGGTGTGATCGCCGATCAAACGCTCGGTCGACGCGAGATCAACCTGATCAATCCGGCGGCTCGTGGCCGATTGAACGCGCTCTTTGTCGGCATCTTTTTCGTCGGCGGCGCAATGGGTGCTGCGCTGTCAGGCGCGGCATGGGCATGGGCGGGGTGGAATGGCGTGTGCGTCGTCACACTGGGGTTCGCGGTTGCCGTGTTTTTGTTCGGCTGCGTCGACCGTGCCGCGCAGTCAAGCAAGCGATCTCGGAATGCCTGA
- a CDS encoding cupin domain-containing protein: MSQIPMHPNAPTDRGQCKAIDPIRKIALIDGHWQPRVVAEMNDYQFKVVKVIGEFQWHRHADTDETFIVLEGELRIDFRDATTGDGAIALRAGEMAVVPKGVEHKPFAESEAKLLLIEPRGVVNTGDGEAGDRTVANDQWI; encoded by the coding sequence ATGTCCCAAATCCCCATGCATCCCAACGCCCCGACGGATCGCGGCCAGTGCAAGGCCATCGACCCGATCCGCAAGATCGCGCTGATCGACGGTCACTGGCAACCGCGCGTGGTTGCCGAGATGAACGACTACCAGTTCAAGGTCGTGAAGGTCATCGGCGAGTTCCAATGGCATCGACACGCCGATACCGACGAAACGTTCATCGTTCTGGAAGGCGAGCTACGCATCGATTTCCGTGATGCGACGACTGGCGATGGTGCCATCGCGCTGCGCGCCGGTGAAATGGCCGTGGTGCCGAAGGGCGTCGAACACAAGCCGTTCGCAGAGTCGGAAGCCAAGCTGCTGCTCATCGAGCCGCGAGGCGTGGTGAACACAGGGGACGGCGAGGCAGGGGATCGGACGGTGGCGAACGATCAGTGGATTTGA
- a CDS encoding ABC-F family ATP-binding cassette domain-containing protein produces the protein MISVRNLTLRRGVNVVLDSASVTFTPGEKIGLVGRNGAGKSSFFALLNGTLHEDSGEFSIPAAWKMGQVAQDMPETEQGATDFVVEGDTVLMAAHAEVAAAEASDDGMRMAHAYMNLHDAGAHDAPARAQALIQGLGFSAEQLNQPVNSFSGGWRMRLQLARALMCPSDLLLLDEPTNHLDIDALVWLEAWLKRYQGTLVVISHDREFLDAVTQVTVHVDNAKLVRYGGNYSKFEDMRAEQLVLQQAAMAKQVEKIAHLQKFIDRFKAQASKAKQAQSRVKALERMEKVAPVLAEAEFNFEFKEPLSVPNPLLSMLDASFGYPAPADAPQGTPPTVIVRGISRSVLAGQRIGILGANGQGKSTLVKTVAHALAPIDGEISEGKGLNIGYFAQQELDVLRPLDTPMEHMIRLARDTPPQMRAPGQSGTEQSLRTFLGTFNFSGDMVHQAVGTMSGGEKARLVLCMIVWQRPNLLLLDEPTNHLDLATREALAVALNEFEGTVMLVSHDRALLRAVCDEFWLVTNGGVEPFDGDLDDYQQFLRDEARRLREQAAA, from the coding sequence ATGATTTCCGTCCGTAATCTCACGCTGCGTCGCGGCGTCAACGTCGTGCTCGACAGCGCGTCCGTCACCTTCACTCCTGGCGAAAAGATTGGTCTTGTCGGCCGCAATGGCGCTGGCAAGTCGTCGTTTTTCGCCCTTCTCAACGGCACGCTGCACGAAGATAGCGGCGAATTCTCGATTCCGGCGGCATGGAAGATGGGCCAGGTCGCGCAGGATATGCCGGAGACCGAGCAGGGAGCGACCGACTTCGTGGTCGAAGGTGACACCGTATTGATGGCCGCGCATGCGGAAGTCGCCGCGGCCGAAGCCAGCGACGACGGTATGCGCATGGCGCACGCTTACATGAACCTGCACGACGCCGGGGCACACGATGCCCCCGCCCGCGCGCAGGCGCTGATTCAGGGTCTCGGTTTCAGTGCCGAGCAGTTGAATCAGCCGGTCAACAGTTTCTCGGGTGGCTGGCGCATGCGCCTGCAACTGGCGCGCGCGCTGATGTGCCCGTCCGACCTGCTGTTGCTCGACGAACCGACGAACCACCTGGATATCGACGCACTGGTCTGGCTGGAAGCGTGGCTCAAGCGCTATCAGGGCACGCTGGTCGTGATCAGCCACGACCGCGAGTTTCTCGATGCGGTGACGCAGGTCACCGTGCACGTCGACAATGCCAAGCTCGTGCGCTATGGCGGCAACTACAGCAAGTTCGAAGACATGCGGGCCGAGCAGCTCGTCTTGCAACAAGCCGCGATGGCCAAGCAAGTGGAGAAGATCGCCCACTTGCAGAAGTTCATCGACCGTTTCAAGGCGCAGGCATCGAAGGCGAAGCAGGCGCAGAGCCGGGTCAAGGCGCTCGAACGCATGGAGAAGGTTGCGCCGGTGCTTGCCGAAGCGGAATTCAACTTCGAGTTCAAGGAACCGCTCAGCGTGCCGAACCCGCTGTTGTCGATGCTGGACGCGAGTTTCGGCTACCCCGCCCCCGCCGACGCCCCTCAGGGCACGCCGCCCACCGTCATCGTGCGGGGCATCAGCCGTTCCGTGCTGGCCGGGCAGCGCATCGGCATTCTCGGTGCCAACGGTCAGGGCAAGTCGACGCTGGTGAAGACAGTCGCGCATGCGCTCGCGCCGATCGATGGCGAGATCAGTGAAGGCAAGGGACTGAACATCGGTTACTTCGCCCAGCAGGAACTTGACGTGCTGCGCCCGCTCGACACGCCGATGGAACACATGATTCGCCTCGCGCGGGACACGCCGCCCCAGATGCGCGCGCCCGGCCAGAGCGGCACGGAGCAATCGCTGCGCACGTTCCTGGGGACGTTCAACTTTAGTGGCGACATGGTCCATCAGGCGGTGGGCACGATGAGCGGGGGCGAAAAGGCGCGGCTCGTGTTGTGCATGATCGTGTGGCAGCGTCCCAACCTGCTGTTGCTCGACGAACCGACCAACCACCTCGATTTGGCTACGCGTGAGGCGCTGGCAGTGGCACTCAACGAGTTTGAAGGCACGGTGATGCTCGTCAGCCATGACCGCGCCCTGCTGCGCGCCGTCTGTGACGAGTTCTGGCTGGTCACCAACGGCGGCGTCGAACCCTTCGACGGCGATCTGGACGACTACCAGCAGTTCCTGCGAGACGAAGCCCGTCGGCTGCGCGAACAGGCTGCGGCCTGA
- a CDS encoding AraC family transcriptional regulator — MNRRTSALTPDWVKHAQPIEGVERFEAWFRGNAYSMHRHDTYAIGRTLAGVQSFSYRRGQRNSLPGNTMVLHPDEPHDGQAGTDEGFRYRMIYVHPSLFQDVLGGQALPFVEGGVTTDPRLAAATETLLQHVSHTLEPLEQSDALTELAHALAAVSGAPARKTKGDYQAARRARDFLHTHSARVVTLEELEAATGRDRWSLSRDFRTFYGTSPYRYLTMRRLDDVRHQLLVGISLVDAASTAGFADQSHMTRHFSKTFGLTPGRWLQVASGILPG, encoded by the coding sequence ATGAATCGACGGACATCCGCTTTAACCCCCGACTGGGTCAAGCACGCACAGCCGATCGAAGGCGTGGAGCGCTTCGAGGCGTGGTTTCGCGGTAACGCCTATTCGATGCATCGCCACGACACCTACGCGATTGGCCGCACGCTCGCGGGTGTTCAGAGTTTCAGCTATCGGCGGGGGCAGCGAAACAGTCTGCCCGGCAACACGATGGTGTTGCATCCCGACGAACCGCACGACGGTCAGGCGGGCACCGACGAAGGATTCCGGTATCGCATGATTTACGTCCATCCGTCGTTGTTTCAGGACGTGCTCGGCGGGCAGGCGCTGCCGTTCGTCGAAGGGGGCGTGACGACGGATCCGCGTCTGGCGGCGGCGACCGAGACGTTGCTGCAACACGTCAGCCACACGCTGGAGCCGCTTGAACAGAGCGACGCACTGACGGAACTGGCCCATGCGCTTGCGGCCGTCTCCGGCGCGCCTGCGCGCAAGACGAAGGGTGATTATCAGGCTGCGCGGCGTGCGCGTGATTTTCTGCATACGCACAGCGCACGGGTCGTCACGCTGGAAGAACTCGAAGCGGCGACGGGGCGGGACCGATGGAGTCTGTCGCGCGACTTTCGCACGTTCTACGGCACGAGTCCGTACCGGTATCTGACGATGCGACGTCTCGATGACGTGCGTCATCAGTTGCTTGTGGGCATATCCCTCGTCGATGCCGCATCGACGGCGGGTTTCGCCGATCAGAGCCATATGACGCGCCATTTCTCGAAGACCTTCGGACTGACGCCCGGCCGATGGCTTCAGGTCGCGAGCGGCATTCTGCCGGGCTAA
- a CDS encoding LysR family transcriptional regulator, whose product MNTRDLQAFVAVVESGSMVRAAERLFLTQPGLTRRVQNLETMLGIELLDRQSKPLKPTAAGSDVYGLARAVLRAVDDLLAVASPDSEPAGEFRIGVPPFLSEMALEQPIDRLRAAFPKLTLRVTAGWSPGLLEGIEKAKADAVVVLLPEGVPLPAGLTSTLLAYKPTVVVAPRSFSLPDKPVSLADLAAYAWVLNQDGCGMRSALSRAMSAAGLPFNVAVEAFGSELQLSLVARALGVGLAAPEVLARSPHRNALQIVDVPEFNSGLNVWLVHAVLPGRLVRPVAVMRDALIETLEKDAACLPLGDSVA is encoded by the coding sequence ATGAACACGCGAGACTTGCAGGCTTTCGTGGCTGTGGTCGAAAGCGGCTCAATGGTGCGGGCCGCAGAGAGACTGTTTTTGACTCAGCCGGGACTCACGCGCCGTGTCCAGAATCTGGAAACGATGCTCGGCATCGAGTTGCTCGACCGGCAGAGCAAGCCGCTCAAGCCGACGGCGGCCGGAAGCGACGTCTATGGCCTTGCGCGCGCGGTGCTACGTGCGGTCGACGACCTGCTGGCCGTCGCGTCGCCTGATAGCGAGCCGGCAGGCGAGTTTAGGATCGGGGTACCGCCGTTTTTGTCTGAGATGGCGTTGGAGCAACCCATCGACCGTCTGCGTGCCGCGTTTCCGAAGCTGACGCTGCGCGTGACAGCGGGCTGGTCGCCGGGACTGCTGGAGGGCATCGAAAAGGCGAAGGCGGACGCGGTCGTCGTGCTTCTGCCGGAAGGCGTGCCATTGCCGGCAGGCCTGACGTCGACGCTTCTCGCCTATAAGCCCACGGTCGTCGTCGCGCCGCGCTCGTTCAGTCTGCCCGACAAACCCGTCTCGCTCGCCGATCTGGCGGCTTATGCCTGGGTGCTGAACCAGGACGGTTGCGGAATGCGTTCAGCGCTGAGTCGCGCCATGTCTGCGGCGGGTTTGCCGTTCAACGTCGCTGTCGAAGCGTTCGGTTCGGAACTGCAGTTGTCGCTGGTCGCGCGCGCTTTGGGCGTCGGGCTCGCTGCGCCTGAAGTGCTGGCGCGCAGCCCGCATCGCAATGCGCTGCAGATCGTCGATGTGCCTGAGTTCAATAGCGGGCTGAACGTGTGGCTCGTGCATGCCGTGCTGCCTGGCCGTCTTGTGCGACCCGTCGCTGTGATGCGCGACGCACTGATCGAAACGCTGGAAAAGGATGCGGCATGTTTGCCTCTCGGCGATTCCGTCGCATAA
- a CDS encoding efflux transporter outer membrane subunit, giving the protein MKSTTCHTSASFASADLSGPSTALRRTVLALACAAALLTGCAGVRHDPLPAVPVPAQWAGATGTSGASGASPADAGNTATIAPDFWRAFGDPVLDRLMTDVLAVNNDLAAAGIRVYRAQLQAGLADTNLTPSVTVGGNATVQRTLDTHVMARKSTLSAQASYELDLWGKLAAQRDAARWEYEATDADRASARLSIIGTTAQLYWTIGFLNQQIANTEGNIAYSERILALVRSRYAAGAVSGLDVAQTEGNLADQRAALTQLVQQRTENRNALAILFDRPPEQAAAEPSTLPTQALPVVPAGLPAELLGRRPDLRAAELRLRGTLANVDITRTSFYPTFTLTGQVGTTSASLERVLQNPIASLGAGLALPFIQWNTMQLQIKVSQTQYEEAVVNFRKSLFTALSEVENALSAREQLTRESEQRALSLAQAQRAETLLRSRYQAGAIGVQQWLEQLQLLRNAQTADAQARLNRLNNRMALYKALGGAGNASDANPPA; this is encoded by the coding sequence ATGAAATCTACGACTTGCCACACTTCCGCTTCGTTCGCTTCGGCCGATCTGTCCGGCCCGTCGACGGCGCTGCGTCGTACGGTCCTCGCGTTGGCGTGCGCGGCAGCGCTGCTCACGGGCTGCGCCGGTGTGCGTCACGATCCGTTGCCAGCCGTGCCGGTGCCCGCGCAGTGGGCGGGTGCGACGGGGACGTCAGGGGCCTCGGGGGCGTCGCCTGCCGACGCTGGCAACACCGCAACGATTGCGCCCGACTTCTGGCGTGCGTTCGGCGATCCGGTGCTGGACCGTCTGATGACCGACGTGCTGGCCGTCAACAACGATCTGGCGGCGGCGGGGATTCGCGTTTATCGCGCGCAATTGCAGGCGGGGTTGGCGGATACGAACCTCACACCGTCCGTGACTGTTGGCGGCAACGCCACCGTGCAGCGCACGCTCGATACCCATGTAATGGCGCGCAAGAGCACCTTGTCGGCGCAGGCGTCGTACGAACTGGACCTGTGGGGCAAACTTGCGGCGCAACGCGATGCGGCGCGCTGGGAGTACGAGGCGACCGACGCCGATCGCGCGTCCGCGCGTCTGTCGATCATCGGTACGACGGCGCAGTTGTACTGGACGATTGGCTTCCTGAACCAGCAGATCGCCAACACCGAAGGCAACATCGCATACAGTGAACGGATTCTGGCGCTGGTACGCTCACGCTATGCGGCGGGGGCGGTGTCGGGGCTCGATGTGGCGCAGACGGAGGGCAATCTGGCCGACCAGCGCGCGGCGCTCACGCAGTTGGTGCAGCAGCGCACGGAGAACCGCAACGCTCTGGCGATTCTGTTCGACCGTCCGCCGGAACAGGCAGCGGCGGAGCCGTCGACGCTACCGACGCAGGCGTTGCCTGTCGTACCGGCGGGCTTGCCTGCGGAATTGCTGGGCCGACGTCCGGACTTGCGCGCGGCGGAGTTGCGCTTGCGGGGGACACTCGCGAATGTCGACATCACTCGCACGAGTTTTTACCCGACGTTCACGCTGACCGGTCAGGTGGGCACGACGAGCGCATCGCTGGAGCGGGTGTTGCAGAACCCGATCGCTTCGCTGGGCGCGGGGCTGGCGCTGCCGTTCATCCAGTGGAATACGATGCAGTTGCAGATCAAGGTTTCGCAGACGCAGTACGAGGAAGCGGTGGTGAATTTCCGCAAGAGCCTCTTTACGGCGCTGAGCGAAGTCGAAAACGCACTGTCGGCCCGCGAGCAACTGACGCGCGAGAGCGAGCAACGCGCGCTGTCGCTGGCGCAGGCACAGCGGGCCGAAACCTTGCTGCGTTCGCGCTATCAGGCGGGCGCTATCGGGGTGCAGCAATGGCTGGAGCAGTTGCAGTTGCTGCGCAACGCGCAAACGGCCGACGCGCAGGCGCGCTTGAACCGCTTGAACAACCGCATGGCGCTGTACAAGGCCCTGGGCGGGGCAGGGAATGCGTCTGATGCGAATCCGCCCGCTTGA
- a CDS encoding sensor histidine kinase, with product MSKASSTPPKSLPIRGRMYLLLALCLVVMIAVGVAVHHQVDSSQQRAIAAERTQIENLSLLEELNDYISDFRTVESEALAPMSPKALADIRTAADEFDDKIKSASARYQKVLAQDELRLAFSKFQSQWAQYRRASNQVFQLAQAGKLSDAARLYRGDSNNKYTQANNTFGSLVFRSTESLIKEVEVKNSTARKHLLQIDALIAAMIVVTLLCLIYVDTVILGPLTRLIRMAGNALSGKDKLRLPWLSRGDEIGTLSRTLSKIQESTASLVRNQKLATAKNTILQRALANEERLNNFQKTFRSMATHEFRTLLNVIDGHAQRLLNPRNEETDSTARYTKIREAVAKLNNLIQNWLDAAQSASLDDPKFGKRAELSLVALLEDVRGVGSDMFPNATITVQAPSGMDSRMIGDSNVLFHAFINLISNATKYTMAQPAIDMSVTDKGEAFEVVLRDNGTGIPADELKEIFRMSFRSRSNAVLEDGSGVGLAVVYAAIEFHKGTIDVASQVGVGTTFTITLPKAPVVEATPA from the coding sequence ATGTCGAAAGCGTCTTCCACACCGCCCAAGTCGCTCCCGATCCGGGGGCGGATGTATCTCCTGCTCGCTCTGTGTCTCGTGGTGATGATCGCCGTGGGCGTCGCCGTGCACCATCAGGTCGACTCGTCCCAGCAGCGCGCCATCGCTGCCGAGCGCACCCAGATCGAGAATCTGAGCCTGCTCGAAGAACTCAACGATTACATCTCCGACTTCCGGACGGTGGAGTCGGAGGCCCTTGCGCCGATGTCGCCCAAGGCGCTTGCGGACATCCGCACGGCAGCGGACGAGTTCGACGACAAGATCAAGTCCGCGTCGGCGCGTTATCAGAAGGTGCTGGCCCAGGACGAGTTGCGTCTCGCGTTCTCGAAGTTTCAGTCGCAATGGGCCCAGTACCGCCGTGCGTCGAATCAGGTGTTTCAGCTTGCGCAGGCCGGCAAGCTGAGCGATGCCGCCAGGCTCTATCGCGGCGACTCGAACAATAAGTACACACAGGCGAACAACACGTTCGGCTCGCTGGTGTTTCGCAGCACCGAGTCGCTGATCAAGGAAGTCGAGGTGAAGAACAGCACGGCACGCAAGCATCTGCTGCAAATCGATGCCTTGATTGCCGCGATGATCGTCGTCACCCTCCTGTGCCTGATTTACGTGGATACCGTGATTCTCGGGCCCCTGACGCGTCTGATCCGCATGGCGGGCAACGCCCTGTCGGGCAAGGACAAGCTGCGCCTGCCGTGGCTCTCGCGCGGCGACGAGATCGGCACGCTCTCCCGGACGCTGTCGAAAATTCAGGAAAGCACGGCGTCGCTGGTGCGTAACCAGAAACTCGCGACGGCGAAGAACACCATTTTGCAGCGGGCGCTGGCGAACGAGGAGCGTCTGAATAACTTCCAGAAGACGTTCCGCTCGATGGCCACGCATGAGTTCCGGACGTTGCTCAACGTGATCGATGGGCACGCGCAACGACTGCTGAACCCGCGTAACGAGGAAACGGATTCGACAGCGCGCTATACGAAGATTCGTGAAGCGGTAGCGAAGTTGAATAACCTGATTCAGAACTGGTTGGATGCGGCGCAGAGCGCGTCGCTGGACGACCCGAAATTCGGCAAGCGGGCGGAGTTGTCGCTGGTGGCGTTGCTGGAGGATGTACGCGGCGTTGGGTCGGACATGTTCCCGAACGCGACGATCACGGTGCAAGCGCCGTCGGGCATGGACAGCCGGATGATCGGCGACAGCAACGTGCTGTTCCACGCGTTCATCAACCTCATCAGCAACGCGACGAAGTACACGATGGCGCAGCCCGCCATCGATATGAGCGTGACGGATAAGGGTGAAGCGTTTGAGGTGGTGCTGCGCGACAACGGCACCGGCATCCCTGCGGACGAGTTGAAGGAGATCTTTCGGATGTCCTTCCGCTCGCGCAGTAATGCGGTGCTGGAAGATGGCTCCGGCGTCGGACTGGCGGTGGTCTACGCCGCCATCGAATTCCACAAGGGGACCATCGACGTCGCCAGTCAGGTCGGTGTTGGGACGACGTTTACGATTACGTTACCGAAGGCGCCGGTGGTGGAAGCTACGCCAGCCTGA
- the cyoA gene encoding ubiquinol oxidase subunit II, with amino-acid sequence MELFDPKGSVGEQEKHLILIALGVMLLVVIPVIVLTLVFFWRYRETNTAATYSPKWSHSTRIEVVVWTIPVIIVVALAVMIWETTHKLDPYQPIEPIAADKPPVRVEVVALNWKWLFIYPDYKVATVNKLVLPVDTPVEFKITAESLMNAFFIPQLGSMVYAMSGMQTKLHLIANETGTYAGMSSAYSGPGFSDMHFKAHVTSQSDFDKWVRQAQAVPDTLDARTYVKLEQPGTAAPVAIYANVMPGLFDAVVGKYMGPMDGGAQGMQGMRVSGNSAIDDIIAAANCRVDGQLDSRALLAQRPEREAGAQPASQRALTE; translated from the coding sequence ATGGAGCTGTTTGACCCCAAAGGCAGTGTCGGCGAGCAGGAGAAACACCTGATCCTGATCGCGCTGGGCGTCATGCTGCTTGTCGTGATCCCGGTCATCGTGCTCACGCTCGTATTCTTCTGGCGCTACCGCGAGACCAACACCGCGGCGACCTACTCGCCGAAGTGGTCTCACTCCACCAGGATCGAAGTCGTCGTGTGGACGATTCCTGTGATCATCGTCGTGGCGCTTGCCGTGATGATCTGGGAGACGACGCACAAACTCGACCCCTATCAGCCCATCGAACCCATCGCCGCCGACAAACCGCCGGTGCGCGTGGAGGTCGTGGCGCTGAACTGGAAGTGGCTGTTCATCTATCCGGACTACAAGGTTGCGACAGTCAACAAGCTGGTGCTGCCGGTCGACACGCCCGTGGAATTCAAGATCACGGCCGAGTCGCTGATGAATGCGTTCTTCATTCCGCAACTGGGCAGCATGGTCTACGCGATGTCGGGCATGCAGACCAAGCTGCACCTGATCGCAAACGAGACCGGTACCTACGCGGGCATGTCGTCCGCCTATAGCGGTCCGGGTTTTTCCGACATGCACTTCAAGGCACACGTTACGTCGCAGAGCGACTTCGACAAGTGGGTCAGGCAAGCGCAGGCCGTGCCCGATACGCTTGACGCACGGACCTACGTGAAGCTCGAACAGCCGGGCACCGCGGCGCCCGTCGCCATCTACGCCAACGTGATGCCGGGCCTGTTCGACGCGGTCGTCGGCAAGTACATGGGGCCGATGGACGGTGGTGCGCAAGGTATGCAAGGCATGCGTGTCTCGGGCAACAGCGCCATCGACGACATCATCGCCGCCGCCAATTGCCGCGTGGACGGCCAACTGGACAGCCGCGCGCTTCTCGCGCAGCGTCCCGAGCGCGAGGCCGGTGCACAGCCCGCATCGCAGCGCGCGCTCACGGAGTAA